The Polyangium aurulentum genomic interval CTACGACGACTCCGACCAGCGCGCGGTCGTCGCGCGCGTCCTGAAGGAGCTCGATCTCGACGACAAGCGCTACCCGCCGCGGCAGGTGCTCTCGCGCATCCACCGCGAGAAGCAGGAGGGCCGCGGGCCCGACGCGTTCGAGTCGCAGGGCTTCTTCGACGACGCGATCGCCAAGGTCTACGTGGGCTACGAGCGCTACCTGAAGAAGGCGAACGCGGTCGACTTCGACGATCTGATCCTGTCGGTCCTGCACATCGCCGAGGGGCACGGAGGGGCGAGCGACGACATCCGGCGCCGCTTCGATCACGTGCTCGTCGACGAGTTCCAGGACGTGAACCAGGTGCAGTACCGGCTCGTGCGCGCGCTCGCGGCGAGCCGCAACCTGTGCGTCGTCGGCGACGACGATCAGAGCATCTACCGCTGGCGCGGCGCCGACGTGCGCATCGTGCGCAACTTCCGCCACGACTTCCCCGACGCGCAGGTGATCAAGCTCGAGCAGAACTACCGCTCGACGAAGAACGTGGTGAGCGCCGCGCTCGGCGTCATCAAGCCGGCGAAGGATCGCGAGCCGAAGGAGCTGTGGACGGCGCGCGACGCAGGCGCGCCGGTGACGGTCGTGGCCGCGCAGAACGAGCACGACGAGGCCGCGTGGGTGGCCGAGCGCATCCACGAGCTGAACGCGCGCGGCGTGCCCCTCGGGGAAGTTGCGATCTTCTACCGCGTCCACGCCCAGTCGCGCGTGCTCGAGGAGGTCCTTCGGGCCGATCGCATCCCCTACCAGATCATCGGCGGCATGCGCTTCTTCGAGCGGGCCGAGGTGAAGGATCTGCTCTCGTACCTGCGCATCATCGACAACCCGCGCAGCGACGTCGATCTCGAGCGGATCATCAACGTGCCCGCGCGCAAGATCGGCCAGGCGACGGTCGATCGGCTGATGGCGACGGCGAACGCGCTCGAGGTGTCGCTCTACGACGCCATCCAGCCGCTCGCGCAGGGCAGCGCCCTGGCGACGGGCGCGAAGAAATGCGTGCTCGCCTTCCGCGAGCTCATCGAGGGCCTGCGGGAGAAGGCGAAGACGGCGGCGCCGAGCGAGGTGGCCGAGGAGGTGCTCGCGCGGAGCGGCTACGCGCGCATGCTCGACGAGGACGACAGCGCCGAGAGCGACGCGCGCAAGCAGAACCTGCAGGAGCTCATCGGCTCGATCCTCGACTACGAGGCCGAGGCCGCCGCCGCGGGGCAGGTGGGCACGCTGAGCGGCTACCTCGAGCGCGTGACGCTCTCGAGCGACATCGACGCGATGGAGGACGCGCCGCGCGTGTCGATGATGACCGTGCACGCAGCCAAGGGGCTCGAGTTCGACACGGTCTTCATCACCGGCATGGAGGACGAGATCTTCCCCTTCAAGGGGCCGGATCCGAAGCGCAACGAGGACATCGAGGAGGAGCGCCGCCTCGCGTACGTGGCCGTGACGCGCGCGCGCGAGCGGCTCTACGTGACGCACGCGGCGCGGCGGATGATCTTCGGCAACACGCGCTTCGGGATGCCGAGCCGCTTCCTCGCCGATTTCCCCTCCGGGGCCGTGCAAGCGTCGATGACGCCGGCCGCGGCGAGCGAGATGCAATGGCGCGGCTCCTCGCGCGAGGAGCCTTCGCGGGCGCGCGGACCGTGGACGCACCCGATGGACGGAGGCTCGTCGCGCAGGCCCATGGCCCCGCCGCCGACCCGTTCGCCTGGTGAGAGGTACGTGGAGCGCGAGCCCGTGGACGTGCCTGGCGAGGGTGGGCTCGCCCGCGGCGCGCGCGTGATGCACGAGAAATTCGGCGTCGGCGTGATCATGGAGGTCGACGCCGGCGACGATCCGATCGCGACCGTGAAGTTCTCCGGATGGGGCGTGAAGCGCATCAAGGCGAGGTTCTTGAAGACCGAGTGAGCGGCGGGCGGCGCGAGCATTGGCGCGCCGGAGCCGCTCGACCTCGTCCTTCGGCCATTGCTGACCACGGCTGCGTTTGCGCCGATCGTTCGCCGTCCATGCTTCCGGTAGCGCACCGGCGTCCCCAGAGTATGGCGAAGAGAAGGGGGACAAACATGATTCATCTGCATCGCCGCACGCGTCGCTGTACTGCCAGCCTCCTCGGTCTGGCCCTGTTTGCGCTTGGATCCGTGGCCTCGGCGAGGCAGCCGGCCAATGTCGGGAGCTTGCAGCAGGAGAACGGAAACACGTGGGTGTCGGCCGGCGGGACGGGCGGAGGAATGGGCAGCGGAACCAGCTCGACCGCGGACGCGACCGGCGGCGGGCGCGGCAATGACACGGAGGGCTACGGCGTGGTGACCGGCGGAAACACCCCACGCGTCCCGGGCGAGGGGACCGGAGAGGCGGTCGCGGGCGCTGACGAGGAATGGGATACGGGTGAAGCCGCCCTGGCAGCAGAAGCGGCGAGTGACTCGGCCGGCAGCGACGAGAAAGGCGCGGCTACGGCTGGCGGAGCTCGCACGGACGTGACGCAGGGCGGGACGCCGAACGCGATGATCGAATCCTGCGTGCAGACGTGCAATCTGTTCCTGTTCATGGGTCTGCAGAGCGAGCCCGCGAACCTCTATCCCTACGGGGCGTGCATGTCGACGTGCGCGGCCATCGAATAGAGGCGCGTAGAGGGAATCGCTTCACCATCGCCCGGTCGCCCTCGCGCGCAGCCTAGAACACCGATCCGTTTGCACGGCTCGGTGTTCCAGGCTCTTTGTCCCAAGGGGGACGCCTCGCGTCCCCCTCTCGGCCAGGCGAAGCCCGGCCGATTCACCCCCCGAGGCGAGTTCGCTTCGCGATCTCGCAGAGCAGCGAACGGGTCGCTGCTCTAGGAAGGACGCGCGAGGTGCGGCCATTCACCGGGCCCGGCGCCTCCGCGCTGCCAGGATCGACGCGAGCCCGATACCGATCCACACGGCGGGGCTCTCGGCCTCGCTGCCCGCCGTTTCGCATCCGCAACCGCGCGCTCCCGGCGCGACCTTGGGCACCTCGGGGGCCGCGGAATCGCCCGCCAGGTTCGACGCCTCCCCGGAGACGATGAAGCTCGCCCAGTAGAATGGATGCGCGCGCTTTTCGTCCGCGAGCATTGCGCGCTGCACGTCGTGCATGGCCTGGCTGCGGCCCTTGCCTGCCCGCAGGCTCCTGTAATAAGCGAGCATCAGATCGCGCGTCGCCTCGTCGTCGACCTTCCACAGGCTCATCACCTGCGTCTCCGCGCCGGCCATCACGAGCGCGCGGCGCAGGCCGTGGACGCCGTCGCCGGCGCGGGTCTCGCCCACGCCCGTCTCGCACGCCGAGAGCACCACGAGCTTCGTGCCGTGCAGGTCGAGCCCGATGGCCTCGAGCGCGGTGAGAATGCCGTCGGCCTTGTCCTCGCCCACCCTGTTTGCCCCTGCGAGCGCGAGCCCGGAGCTCAAGAGCGGCCTTTCGAGGGGCACGCGCGGCGGGGGCGGCCCCGCGTCCTCGCTGAGCTCGAAGGATCGGCGGCGCTCGCGCGCAGGCTGCTGCTGCTCGGCCCCGTAAAAGAAGCCGTGCGTCGCCACGTGCAGGATCTGAGGGCCGTGGAGCTGCGTGATCGCTGATTTCGTGGCGCGCGCGCCGGTGTGGATCGTGGCGCCGGTCAATATGGCGCCGAGCGCCTTCGCCTCCTCGCCCGTCGCGGGCAGCGGCGGGAAGAGCGTGCGCGCGACCATGTTCCCTCGATTGACCTGACCCTTGCGGCGGGCGTGGTCCGCTTTGGCCTCCTCCACGCTTCCGAAGCTCGGATCGGCGAGGATGGCCGGGGGATTGGGGTTCGTGCCGCCCGCCTTCGGGCGCAATAGATCGCGACCGCTCGTGAGATAGGTGAAAGAGAGGTGCTCGATGAGGCGGCTCCCATTCTCGTCGACGAGCGCCGCGAAGGGGACCAGGTTCAAGTCGCCGTCGGGCGAGATCCTCACGTCGCGCGCGTCGCCGAGCAGCGCGCGGACGGGGCGCATGATTCGCTCGTCGAGGGCGCGGGACAGGCGCGGCTCGTCGTCGCGATCGGGCTCGGAGAGCGCCTCCCGCAGCGCGGTGACCTGCGCGTCGATCGACGCCGCGTCGCCGAGGTCGACCGAGACGACCGGGCCCGAGCGGCGCAGCACGAACGCCGCATAGTGTGGCGCGCCGAAGGGATCTGCCGGATTGGGGCTCCACGGGGAATAGGCGAAGAGCTCGACCAGCGCAGCGCCCTCGGGCAACGCCGCCTGGACCTCCTTCAGCGTGGCGGTGCGCGATTGCGCGCGAAATTCGTTGCTCCTCGCGCTGATCGCGGCCTCGAGCCGCTCGACCTCCGCCTCCTTGCGGGCGAGGGCAGCCTGGTGCTCCTTCGCGTCGCCGTCGCCGGGTCCGGCGAGGACGAGGCGGGCGATGTCCCTCCGCGCGGCGGCCAGCTCGTCGAGCAGCGCTTGATCGGCCTTCCCGAGCCGCTTTCGCAGCGCGCCCGTGCTGTCGGCCATTGCGTCGACGACGCGCCCTTTGCGCTGCAAGATCGTCGTCAGCGCGAGCTCGGCCGCCGCCGGATTTTTGGGCGCGTAGCCCATGTGCAGCGCGACGGCCATGTCCGTCAGCCCGCGCAGCGTGCTCAGATAGGCGAGCTTCTGGTCTGCCGAGCCGGTCGAGAGGACGAGGGCGAGGTGGCGCTCGCCGATCGCATTGGCGCGCGCCTCGGCCGCCACGGCGCCGGGGATGTCCTTGCGCGCGGCGCGCTGCGCGGCCAGGTTGTCGAGGGTGGCCGTGAGCGCCGGGTGCTCGCGCCCGAGCGTGCTCTCCTGGATTCCGAGCGCCCGCGTGAGCAGCGCCTCGGCCGCCTGCGGATCGCCGCGCCGGGCGCGGAGCATGGCCATGTTGTTCAGCGTGATGGCCACGTCGGGGTGACCTTTGCCGAGGGATTGCTCCTGGATCGAAAGCGCGCGCGCGACGAGCGGCTCGGCCTTTTCGAGCTCGCCCTGCTCGGCGTGCAGGGCCGCGAGGTTCGCGAGCGACGTGGCAAGCCGGGAATCGCCGCTCCCGTGCGCCTTTTCGCGAATGGCGAGGGCGCGCTCGAGGAGCGGCTTGGCGCGACCGAGATCCCCCATGCGCCAGAGCGTCTCGGCCACGTTGCCGAGGGCCGCGGCGACGTCGGTGTGGTTTGGCCCGAGCGCCTTTTCGCGAATGGCGAGGGCCCGCTCGAAGAGCGGCAGCGCGCGCTTGTAATCGCCCCGCTCGAGGTAGAGCGACGCGACGTTGTTTCGCGTCACGCCGACCTCGATCGCGTCTGGCCCGAGCTTCTCCTCGTAGATCGCGAGCGCGCGCGTGAAATACGCCTCCGCCCCCACGAGGTCGCCCCCTCGCAGGAGCATCTCGCCCAGGTTCGTCAGGGCCGTGGCGACCTTCACGTCCTTCGGCCCGAGCGCCTTTTCGCGAATGGCGAGCGCGCGCCGCAAGAGCGAGACGGGCTTCACATGATCGCCCCGGTTGGCGTGGAGGAGCGCCAGATCGTTCAGCACGTCGGCGACCTCGGGGTGATCGGCGGCGAGCGTCTTTTCGCGCAGCACGAGGCATCGCTCGAAGGCCTGCACCGCCTTGTCGAAGGAGCCCTCCTGCTCGTACATCGCCCCGAGCACGTAATAGTCACGCGCGATTGCGACGTCGTCCCGCTTTTTCGCGGACGACAGAAGCGTGATGGCCCGCTCGGCGGCGGGGATGGCCCGGTCGAGCTGGCCGAGCACGAAGTGCACCTCGGCGAGCTCGAAGAGCTTGCTACCGACCTCCGGATCGTTCGGGCTGGTCGTCTTCTCGATATAGGCGACGATCCGCTCGAGGTGCAGCAGCGCCCGCTTGTAATCGCGGTTCTTCTCGTGAAGGATGACGAGCGCGTTCACCGCGTTCATCACCATGTCGTTGTCCTTGCCGAGCGCCTTTTCGAGGACGGCGATCCTGCGCTCCGCCACCGGGACGGCCCGCGCGAAGTCTCTCTGCCCGGCATACAGGTCGGCCAGATCTTCGAGGGGGGTGTGGATGTCGGCATTGTCCTTGCCGTACGCCGCCTCCATTCGCTCGATCGTGAGCAGCAGGATCTCCTCGGCGCGCTTGTCGTTCTTGGCGGCGAGCTCGAGGCTCGCCAGGCCGTAGAGCATCTTTATCGTGCCCCTGTCCGTCTTGCCGCTCGCCTTCTCGCGCAGGGCGATGGCGCGCTCGTAGAGGGGCCTCGCCTCGGCGAATTTCCCCCCGCGCGCGAGCTTCAGGCCCTCTTCGAAGAGCCGGTCGGACTCCCCCTCCTGGGGCGACGGCGCCGCCGACGTGCCCTTCGGCTGCGGCGGCGCCGCCTCCGCGCCCGATATCCCCGCTCCGAGCGCCGCGGCGAGCGCCGCCCCGAGCCACCATCCCCTCGCGTTCGTCCGCGCCATGATCGCGTGGATGTTCGCAGAGCCAGCCGCCGCGACGCAAGCCTCGCAGCGTCAGAGCTCCGCAGAGCCCTCTCGCGCGTAGGAGTCGGCCGGCGCCGTCAACGCGACGGCCGGAGCGCCCGGCGGGCACCCGCTTCGATCGTGCCGCTCATGCACCGGAGCAAGGCCTGCCGCAGGTTCGCGAGCGTCGTAATCGACGACAGGTCGATCCCGAGTTCGACGAGGGCGTTCGCCACCAGCGGCTTGATTCCCACGATGATGCACTGCGCCCCGAGGAGCCGGATGGCGCCGACGATCCGGACGAGCTGCTCGGCCGTGTACGCCGCCATCGCGTCGACGCCCGTCACGTCGATGATCACCTGGCGGCATTGGGATCGCACCACGGCAGCGAGCAGCGCGTCCAGCAAAGTCTGCGCGCGCTCGCCGTCGAGCGCGCCGAGCACCGGCACCATCAGGACGCCGTCCCACACCTCGATGATGGGCGCCGAGAGCAGGCGTATCGCCTCCTGCTGCTGTCGAATGAGCTCGAGCTGCGTCTTGAGCTCTGCCTCCGTCTTCTTGCGCGCCGTGAGATCGCTCAGCGAGCCCGCGATGCGGCTCGCCCTTCCGGCAGCGTCCCAGAGTGCCTGTCCCCGCGCGCAAAACCAGCGATGTTCACCCCCCTTCGTGGCGAGGCGGAGCTCCACGTCCAGCGGTAGCTGTCGTTCGAGGTGGTCCCGGAAGGCCGACACGATGAGCGTGCGATCCTCCGGGTGGATCTGCGCGATGAAGCGCTCGATTCCCTCGAGCTCGTGCTCCTCGAACCCCAGCATCTCTTTGAAGCGGGCCGAGTAGTAGACCTGCCCGGTGAGCAGGTTCCAGTCCCAGAGCCCGTCGCGCGAGCCGCGGACGGCGAGCGCGAACCGCTCCTCGCTCTCCTGGAGCGCCCTCTCCGTCTCGCGGCGCCGCCGTCGCTCCGCCACGTCGCGCAGGGCGCGATCGACCGCGGGGGCGATCCGGGACATGTCGTCCTTGAGGACGTAATCGTTCGCCCCCGCCTGCATGGCAGAGGCGACCAGCTCCGGGCCGATGTTCCCCGAAACGATGATGAACGGCAGGTCGAGATCCCGGGCGCGCAGGAGCTGCAGCGCCCCCATTGCGCTGAAGAGCGGCATGCGATGATCCGAGAAGACGATGTCCCACGGCCCCCCATCGAGCGCCGCGTGCATGTCCTCGGCCGTCTCGACCCGCTCGGTCGTCAAGGCATACCCCGCCCGCTTGAGGCAGCGCATGAGGAGGGTCGCGTCCTCGGCGGAGTCCTCGACCAGGAGCGCCCGCAGCGGAGTAGCCATCTCAGGACTTCGCCGGGACCGGCGGGCGCTCGGTGATGTTCCAGTACGTGTGCAGGATGCGCATCGTCTCGGTGAAATCGAGGATGTCGATCCGCTTGCGAATATAGCTGTTGGCGCCGGTGTCGTAGCAGGCGCCGACGTCCGACAGCTCGTCCGAGGAGCTCAGGATGATGACCGGCAGGCGCCTGGTCCGCTCCTCGGCGCGGATGCGCTTCAGCACCTCCAGGCCGTCGATACCGGGCATCCGTAGATCCAGGAGGACGATCCACGGCAGCTCGCGCTCGCGGCGCTCCTCGCTCTCGACCGCGCCGAGGAGCAGATCGAGCGCCTCGGGCCCATTGTGCGCCACCATCACGTCGGCCTTGATTCCGCTCTTCTTGATCGCGCGCAGCGTCAACGCCATTTCCGCGTCGCTGTCGTCCACGATCAAAATCGGTCCGGTCTTCATGCGGCTCTCTCCCGTCGACTCGAAGAATGTTGTCCGTCAAAGCGTGAAGTAGAACGTCGCCCCCTGCCCCGGGGCGCTCTCGGCCCAGACGCGCCCGCCGTGCCGGTCGATGACGCGCTGCACGGTCGCCAGCCCGATGCCGGTGCCAGCGAAATCCGAGCTCGTGTGCAGGCGCTCGAATGCGGTGAAGAGCTTCGAGGCGCGGCTCATGTCGAAACCGGCGCCGTCGTCGCGCACGAAGTACGCCGTGCGCCCCGCAGGCTGCTCGAGACAACCGAACTCGATCCGGGCGTGCGCGCGCTTGCTCGTGAACTTCCAGGCATTGCCGAGGAGGTTTTGAACCGCGATCCTGAGGAGCCGCTCGTCGCCGCTCGTGGACAGCCCGTCCGCGATGACCACATCCACCTTCCGCTCCTGGTGCTCCATGCGCAGCTCGGCATTCACCTCGCGCACGAGCGCGCTCAAATCCACCTTCCGGCGCTCCATCTCGCTCCGCGTCACCCGGGAGAGGTTGATCATGTCGTCGATCAGCGACCCCATCTTCCGGCTGGCCGCGCGGATATGGTTCAGGTAGCCCTTCGCCTCGTCGTCGAGCGTGTCGCCGTAGTCCTCCTGGAGCGCCAGGCTGAAGCCGTTGATCGTCCGGAGCGGCGCCCGGAGGTCGTGAGAGACCGAGGAGCTGAATGCCTCCAGCTCCCGGTTGGCGACCGAGAGCTGCGCCGTCCGGTCGAGGACGCGCAGCTCCAGCTCCTCGTTCAGCTTGCGCGCCTCCGCCTCGGCCCGCTTTCGCTCCGCGTTCTCCTGCGTCAAGTTCGCGTAGAGCGTCGCATTCTCGAGCGAGATCGCTGCCTGCGACACGAGGATCCCGAGCACGAGGAGGCGATCGGGGGTGAACGCGCCCGCCGTGAGGTTGTTCTCGAGGTAAACGGCTCCCATGAACTCGGATTGCCGCATCAGGGGCAGGCACAGCACCGATTTCGGCCTCTGCCGGGCGATGTACGAGCTGCCCGAGAATCGCGGATCCGTCGTCGCGTCGTCGAGGAGCACTTGCTCGCGCGTCCTCTTGACGTAATTGAGGATCGCCTCCGGCATGTCGGCGGAGCAGATCTCCTCATGGCCGTGGCGCACCTCGATCTTTCGATCTGCGCCGCCCACCATCGCCTCCACCTCGACGGCCCAATCGCTGCCGTGGTCGCGGAGCCTCGGACGGATCAGGCAGCCTTTCTCTGCGCCGGCTGCCTCGAGCACGATCCTGAGAAGCGTCTCCGCCAGCTTGGACAGGACGATCTCGCTCGAGATGCTCTGGGACGCCTTCGCGACCGAGAGGATGTCGATCTGCTGGGGCGTGGCGGCGAAGGTCGCCGTGGCCGAGAGCGC includes:
- a CDS encoding ATP-dependent helicase codes for the protein MTDLVANPPPSEQEPADELNEPQARAVAHAEGPLVVFAGAGSGKTRVITYRIASLLAVHRVPPYRVLAVTFTNKAAGEMRRRIAGIVGEEITKELWIGTFHATCARLLRRFHDAAGLERNFVIYDDSDQRAVVARVLKELDLDDKRYPPRQVLSRIHREKQEGRGPDAFESQGFFDDAIAKVYVGYERYLKKANAVDFDDLILSVLHIAEGHGGASDDIRRRFDHVLVDEFQDVNQVQYRLVRALAASRNLCVVGDDDQSIYRWRGADVRIVRNFRHDFPDAQVIKLEQNYRSTKNVVSAALGVIKPAKDREPKELWTARDAGAPVTVVAAQNEHDEAAWVAERIHELNARGVPLGEVAIFYRVHAQSRVLEEVLRADRIPYQIIGGMRFFERAEVKDLLSYLRIIDNPRSDVDLERIINVPARKIGQATVDRLMATANALEVSLYDAIQPLAQGSALATGAKKCVLAFRELIEGLREKAKTAAPSEVAEEVLARSGYARMLDEDDSAESDARKQNLQELIGSILDYEAEAAAAGQVGTLSGYLERVTLSSDIDAMEDAPRVSMMTVHAAKGLEFDTVFITGMEDEIFPFKGPDPKRNEDIEEERRLAYVAVTRARERLYVTHAARRMIFGNTRFGMPSRFLADFPSGAVQASMTPAAASEMQWRGSSREEPSRARGPWTHPMDGGSSRRPMAPPPTRSPGERYVEREPVDVPGEGGLARGARVMHEKFGVGVIMEVDAGDDPIATVKFSGWGVKRIKARFLKTE
- a CDS encoding CHAT domain-containing tetratricopeptide repeat protein; this translates as MARTNARGWWLGAALAAALGAGISGAEAAPPQPKGTSAAPSPQEGESDRLFEEGLKLARGGKFAEARPLYERAIALREKASGKTDRGTIKMLYGLASLELAAKNDKRAEEILLLTIERMEAAYGKDNADIHTPLEDLADLYAGQRDFARAVPVAERRIAVLEKALGKDNDMVMNAVNALVILHEKNRDYKRALLHLERIVAYIEKTTSPNDPEVGSKLFELAEVHFVLGQLDRAIPAAERAITLLSSAKKRDDVAIARDYYVLGAMYEQEGSFDKAVQAFERCLVLREKTLAADHPEVADVLNDLALLHANRGDHVKPVSLLRRALAIREKALGPKDVKVATALTNLGEMLLRGGDLVGAEAYFTRALAIYEEKLGPDAIEVGVTRNNVASLYLERGDYKRALPLFERALAIREKALGPNHTDVAAALGNVAETLWRMGDLGRAKPLLERALAIREKAHGSGDSRLATSLANLAALHAEQGELEKAEPLVARALSIQEQSLGKGHPDVAITLNNMAMLRARRGDPQAAEALLTRALGIQESTLGREHPALTATLDNLAAQRAARKDIPGAVAAEARANAIGERHLALVLSTGSADQKLAYLSTLRGLTDMAVALHMGYAPKNPAAAELALTTILQRKGRVVDAMADSTGALRKRLGKADQALLDELAAARRDIARLVLAGPGDGDAKEHQAALARKEAEVERLEAAISARSNEFRAQSRTATLKEVQAALPEGAALVELFAYSPWSPNPADPFGAPHYAAFVLRRSGPVVSVDLGDAASIDAQVTALREALSEPDRDDEPRLSRALDERIMRPVRALLGDARDVRISPDGDLNLVPFAALVDENGSRLIEHLSFTYLTSGRDLLRPKAGGTNPNPPAILADPSFGSVEEAKADHARRKGQVNRGNMVARTLFPPLPATGEEAKALGAILTGATIHTGARATKSAITQLHGPQILHVATHGFFYGAEQQQPARERRRSFELSEDAGPPPPRVPLERPLLSSGLALAGANRVGEDKADGILTALEAIGLDLHGTKLVVLSACETGVGETRAGDGVHGLRRALVMAGAETQVMSLWKVDDEATRDLMLAYYRSLRAGKGRSQAMHDVQRAMLADEKRAHPFYWASFIVSGEASNLAGDSAAPEVPKVAPGARGCGCETAGSEAESPAVWIGIGLASILAARRRRAR
- a CDS encoding PAS domain-containing protein, with the translated sequence MATPLRALLVEDSAEDATLLMRCLKRAGYALTTERVETAEDMHAALDGGPWDIVFSDHRMPLFSAMGALQLLRARDLDLPFIIVSGNIGPELVASAMQAGANDYVLKDDMSRIAPAVDRALRDVAERRRRRETERALQESEERFALAVRGSRDGLWDWNLLTGQVYYSARFKEMLGFEEHELEGIERFIAQIHPEDRTLIVSAFRDHLERQLPLDVELRLATKGGEHRWFCARGQALWDAAGRASRIAGSLSDLTARKKTEAELKTQLELIRQQQEAIRLLSAPIIEVWDGVLMVPVLGALDGERAQTLLDALLAAVVRSQCRQVIIDVTGVDAMAAYTAEQLVRIVGAIRLLGAQCIIVGIKPLVANALVELGIDLSSITTLANLRQALLRCMSGTIEAGARRALRPSR
- a CDS encoding response regulator, whose translation is MKTGPILIVDDSDAEMALTLRAIKKSGIKADVMVAHNGPEALDLLLGAVESEERRERELPWIVLLDLRMPGIDGLEVLKRIRAEERTRRLPVIILSSSDELSDVGACYDTGANSYIRKRIDILDFTETMRILHTYWNITERPPVPAKS